Proteins encoded in a region of the Megalops cyprinoides isolate fMegCyp1 chromosome 3, fMegCyp1.pri, whole genome shotgun sequence genome:
- the LOC118774537 gene encoding lysine-specific demethylase 3B-like: protein MMGDSLGLVGKRLLLLFRDGDRAAETKPAQSLRTRDWLRGTVRAVSVIGLASPGVEVFVEFEECSWRQRSWVQVYGEDVSAVLVENTMVWAAHSNPTLPGGGATPGPAWPALSFRPLVDHVGLGSLVPVESFLDQSLHFLPDGDSLQRFEVEKDMGHSLLQERPSLQAAVRAWHRDSELQEILRRGSYTIQGRRVRVYQLEFEEPWAVGLVSQHDPVSHIMEVTIDQSEEVQVVDPRVIHVMLAEDLPEEVGKVCRGQKESDVGKGENGRRRRNASEGDGDVALKRPKGGGEGDVEDKNGGGVSAGTEEGVTTWAGGGGGSSKPAIQATTGFQLPKAQPLSTPVFGEGRSQTPSQSNGAPGPDSRPFGFGFGCKEEPAPDTQSSQNLFFQCMASGGQTSGTNFFPVVSERVGKDPPGLVKPPAPSETLKKQIPTSAAGGLFGRPLTLASDPKEQCKTQDPQPPGNGAVMSKPFGGDAMPKLSPAFPAGLSGSTGLGSGALRGSGLGVGAGGGAAGGLGLLSGAKPSEPHENLFLQAPKSEEASNPFLVFSERVSHSPFGGRAAPQPPSSSSAASFSLTASGPVATGTDSARAPAESQHNLFSMTEPPKSLLPSPFSALSAASGSSPSPGATASKPAPQPGAPEVPPATPPSMELPGTGKERVGVAASAEGVGGTREGGSAVQQAPPPSGFSALFGGAGGAAGARDAPLFEPAPQKFQLDERGLSSKQDSDSSTNSDLSDLSEAEDGPGSSGIPETLGAGGDGALLLDKSKAASKSRPRNKPFRVGQSVLKDQSKVRRLKQSGESFLQDGSCINVAPHLHKCRECRLERYRKFREQDSDEDDSTVACRFFHFRRLAFTRKGVLRVEGFLSPQQSDPQAVGLWLPSHTGQEGLDLDTSKYILANVGDHFCQLVMSEKEAMMMVEPHQKVAWKRAVRGIREMCDVCETTLFNIHWVCRKCGFGVCLDCYRLRKSRPVDVVDDNPDEEVFSWLKCAKGQPHEPQNLMPTQIIPGTALYSIGDMVHAARGKWGIKANCPCASRHTKPLVRPAAPNGLSQSGVNASSGGGGTAGASTPKAEGDATASKTEPSLDGGGATVTGARDADGAETPVAPHAAKEPRPSGPENASSSALHWLADLATQKAKEEVKAPPLAEAGSLRSVIAQDSRSPFGLESFSSLSKPSSSSSPKLFNSLLLGSSSSQPKGEGSSLRDLLNSGPGKLPQGPTDTSVPFPSVFSTVSTTADKAKGSLPNFLDHIIASVVETKKTEARRGGGGGGGAGTGVGAESGEAGGVGRRDGVMGLSVLDPHTSHSWLCDGRLLCLQDPSNSNNWKIFRECWKQGQPVLVAGVHKKLKGCLWQPEAFSQEFGDQDVDLVNCRTCAIISDVKVRDFWDGFEVISKRLQGGDGQPMVLKLKDWPPGEDFRDMMPTRFDDLMENLPLPEYTKRDGRLNLASRLPNFFVRPDLGPKMYNAYGLISTEDRKVGTTNLHLDVSDAVNVMVYVGVPEDEGDQEKEAEISGFKEVMQTIEEGDVDEMTKRRVYEAKEKPGALWHIYAAKDAEKIRELLRKVGEEQGQENPPDHDPIHDQSWYLDQVLRRRLLEEYGVQGWSIVQFLGDAVFIPAGAPHQVHNLYSCIKVAEDFVSPEHIKHCFRLTQEFRHLSTTHTNHEDKLQVKNIIYHAVKDAVGTLKAHESKLSR, encoded by the exons ATGATGGGGGATTCTCTGGGTCTGGTCGGCAAACGgctgctgcttctcttcagGGATGGGGATCGCGCAGCTGAAACCAAGCCGGCCCAGTCTCTACGGACCCGTGACTGGCTCCGGGGGACAGTCCGAGCGGTCAGCGTAATTGGGTTGGCCAGTCCGGGGGTGGAG GTGTTTGTGGAGTTTGAGGAGTGCTCGTGGCGGCAGCGGTCATGGGTGCAGGTGTACGGCGAGGACGTCAGCGCCGTTCTGGTGGAGAACACCATGGTGTGGGCCGCTCACAGTAATCCCACCCTACCAGGAGGGGGCGCTACACCAGGCCCAGCATGGCCAGCGCTG TCATTCAGGCCTCTGGTGGACCATGTGGGCTTGGGATCCCTGGTTCCTGTGGAGTCGTTCCTGGATCAAAGCCTTCATTTCCTCCCTGATGGAGACTCGCTGCAGAGATTTGAG GTGGAGAAGGACATGGGACACTCCCTCCTGCAAGAGCGGCCCTCCCTCCAGGCCGCTGTGCGGGCATGGCACAGAGACTCCGAGCTGCAGGAGATCCTGAGGAGAG GGTCCTACACGATCCAGGGCCGCAGGGTGAGGGTGTACCAGCTGGAGTTCGAGGAACCCTGGGCGGTGGGCCTGGTATCACAGCACGACCCCGTCTCCCACATCATGGAGGTCACTATCGATCAG AGTGAGGAGGTGCAGGTTGTAGACCCTCGCGTCATCCATGTGATGCTGGCTGAAGATCTGCCTGAGGag GTGGGGAAGGTGTGCAGGGGTCAGAAGGAGAGCGACGTGGGGAAGGGGGAGAATGGCCGCCGCCGCAGGAACGCCTCGGAGGGGGACGGAGACGTGGCGCTGAAGCGACCCAAAGGCGGGGGCGAGGGTGACGTCGAGGACAAGAACGGGGGCGGGGTCAGCGCCGGGACAGAGGAGGGCGTGACAACGTGggccggaggaggaggaggg AGCTCCAAGCCAGCCATCCAGGCCACAACAGGATTCCAGCTGCCAAAGGCCCAGCCCCTGAGCACACCGGTTTTCGGAGAGGGGCGCTCTCAGACCCCCTCACAGTCCAACGGGGCGCCGGGCCCAGACAGCAGGCCGTTCGGATTCGGGTTTGGTTGCAAGGAGGAGCCGGCCCCCGACACACAGTCCTCCCAGAACCTGTTCTTCCAGTGTATGGCCTCCGGGGGGCAGACGTCAGGCACAAACTTCTTTCCGGTCGTATCGGAGCGCGTCGGGAAGGACCCGCCTGGCCTTGTCAAGCCCCCCGCCCCGTCGGAGACCCTGAAGAAGCAGATCCCGACCTCTGCGGCAGGGGGGCTGTTTGGGCGCCCGCTTACCCTGGCCTCCGACCCCAAAGAGCAATGCAAAACACAGGACCCTCAACCCCCCGGCAACGGGGCGGTGATGAGTAAGCCTTTCGGAGGGGACGCCATGCCGAAGCTGTCCCCCGCCTTCCCAGCAGGCCTCAGTGGCAGCACCGGGCTGGGCTCTGGGGCCCTGAGAGGCTCCGGTCTGGGCGTGGGGGCTGGTGGAGGCGCAGCAGGGGGGCTGGGACTGCTGTCCGGGGCAAAGCCTTCGGAGCCCCACGAAAACCTCTTCCTGCAGGCCCCCAAATCCGAGGAGGCCAGCAACCCCTTCCTGGTCTTCAGCGAGAGGGTTTCTCACAGCCCTTTCGGCGGGCGGGCCGCCCCGCagcccccttcctcttcctcggccgcctccttctccctcacagCCTCTGGCCCTGTCGCCACTGGGACGGACTCTGCCCGTGCCCCGGCAGAGAGTCAGCACAACCTGTTCTCCATGACGGAGCCGCCCAAGAGCCTCCTGCCCTCCCCGTTCTCCGCGCTGTCCGCTGCCTCCGGTTCGTCCCCTTCCCCGGGTGCCACTGCCTCCAAACCCGCCCCCCAGCCTGGGGCCCCAGAGGTGCCACCCGCTACCCCTCCGTCCATGGAGCTGCCCGgcacagggaaggagagggttGGGGTGGCGGCGTCAGCGGAGGGGGTTGGCGGCACTAGAGAGGGGGGGTCTGCAGTGCAGCAGGCGCCCCCTCCATCTGGTTTCTCCGCCCTGTTCGGTGGAGCCGGCGGTGCAGCGGGGGCCAGGGACGCCCCCCTGTTTGAGCCGGCACCTCAGAAGTTCCAGCTGGACGAGCGCGGCCTCTCCAGCAAGCAGGACTCCGACTCCAGCACCAACAGCGACCTGTCAGACCTGAGTGAGGCCGAGGACGGGCCAGGCAGCAGCGGGATCCCGGAGACGCTGGGCGCTGGAGGGGATGGGGCCCTGCTCCTGGACAAGAGCAAGGCAGCGAGTAAGAGCCGGCCTCGAAACAAGCCCTTCAGAG tggGGCAGTCAGTGCTGAAGGACCAGTCGAAGGTCCGCAGGTTGAAGCAGTCGGGCGAGTCCTTCCTGCAGGATGGCTCCTGCATCAACGTGGCTCCTCACCTGCACAAGTGCCGCGAGTGCCGGCTGGAGCGCTACCGCAAGTTCCGCGAGCAGGACTCTGACGAGGACGACTCCACCGTGGCCTGCCGCTTCTTCCACTTccgcag ACTGGCCTTCACGCGTAAGGGCGTGTTGCGGGTGGAGGGCTTCCTCAGCCCCCAACAGAGCGACCCACAGGCTGTGGGCTTGTGGCTGCCCTCCCACACTGGCCAGGAGGGCCTGGACCTCGACACCTCCAAGTACATCCTGGCCAACGTGGGCGACCACTTCTGCCAGCTCGTCATGTCTGAGAAGGAGGCCATGATGATGGTGGAGCCTCACC AGAAGGTGGCGTGGAAGCGGGCGGTGCGGGGCATCAGGGAGATGTGTGACGTGTGCGAGACCACGCTCTTCAACATCCACTGGGTGTGTCGCAAGTGCGGCTTTGGCGTCTGCCTGGACTGCTACCGGCTGCGCAAGAGCCGCCCAGTGGACG TGGTAGATGACAACCCGGATGAGGAAGTCTTCTCCTGGCTAAAGTGTGCCAAGGGCCAGCCCCACGAGCCCCAGAACCTCATGCCCACTCAGATCATCCCTGGCACGG cacTCTACAGCATTGGGGACATGGTGCATGCTGCACGGGGGAAGTGGGGCATCAAGGCCAACTGCCCATGTGCCAGCCGACACACCAAGCCCCTGGTGCGTCCCGCTGCCCCAAATGGACTCTCACAG TCTGGGGTAAACGCCAGCAGCGGTGGGGGGGGCACAGCGGGTGCGAGCACACCCAAGGCCGAGGGGGACGCCACAGCCTCCAAAACGGAGCCCTCTCTGGACGGCGGAGGCGCAACCGTGACGGGCGCCCGCGATGCGGACGGCGCGGAAACGCCCGTCGCTCCCCACGCGGCCAAGGAGCCCCGCCCCTCCGGGCCCGAGAACGCCTCCTCGTCCGCTCTGCATTGGCTGGCCGATCTCGCTACACAGAAGGCCAAAGAAGAGGTCAAAG cTCCTCCTCTAGCAGAAGCGGGGTCCCTCCGCTCGGTGATCGCCCAGGACTCTCGCTCCCCCTTCGGCCTGGAGTCCTTCAGCTCGCTGTCCAAGCCCTCGTCCTCCTCCAGCCCCAAGCTCTTCAACAGCCTGCTCCTGggctccagctcctcccagcCCAAGGGGGAGGGCTCTAGCCTGAGGGACCTGCTCAACTCCGGACCTGGGAAGCTCCCGCAGGGCCCCACCGACACCAGCGTCCCCTTCCCCTCCGTCTTCTCCACGGTGTCAACG ACGGCCGACAAGGCGAAAGGCAGCCTGCCCAACTTCCTGGACCACATCATCGCGTCCGTGGTGGAGACGAAGAAGACGGAGGCCcgccgggggggagggggaggtggaggtgcggggacgggggtgggggcagagtcGGGCGAGGCGGGGGGCGTGGGCCGGCGGGACGGGGTGATGGGCCTGAGCGTGCTGGACCCCCACACCTCCCACTCCTGGCTGTGTGACGGGCGGCTCCTCTGCCTGCAGGAccccagcaacagcaacaactgGAAGATCTTCCGCGAGTGCTGGAAGCAGGGCCAG CCCGTGTTGGTGGCGGGAGTTCACAAGAAGCTGAAGGGGTGTCTGTGGCAACCCGAGGCCTTCAGCCAGGAGTTTGGCGACCAGGATGTGGATCTGGTGAACTGCAGGACCTGCGCCATAATCTCTGACGTCAAGGTCCGGGACTTCTGGGATGGCTTCGAGGTCATCTCCA AGCGTCTTCAGGGCGGGGATGGGCAGCCCATGGTTCTGAAGCTGAAAGACTGGCCCCCAGGGGAGGACTTTAGAGACATGATGCCCACAAG GTTTGATGACCTCATGGAGAACCTGCCCCTCCCAGAGTATACTAAGAGGGACGGCCGTCTCAACCTGGCCTCCCGACTGCCCAACTTTTTTGTGCGCCCCGACCTGGGTCCCAAGATGTACAATGCTTATG GGCTGATCTCCACGGAGGACAGGAAGGTGGGCACAACCAACCTGCACCTGGATGTGTCGGACGCCGTGAACGTTATGGTGTATGTGGGCGTCCCTGAGGATGAGGGCGACCAAGAGAAGG AAGCAGAAATCTCTGGATTTAAAG AGGTGATGCAGACCATCGAGGAGGGCGACGTGGACGAGATGACGAAGCGGAGGGTGTACGAGGCCAAGGAGAAGCCCGGCGCCCTGTGGCACATCTACGCGGCCAAGGACGCGGAGAAGATCCGTGAGCTGCTCCGAAAG GTAGGGGAGGAGCAAGGCCAGGAGAACCCCCCGGACCACGACCCCATCCACGACCAGAGCTGGTACCTGGACCAGGTGCTACGCCGCAGGCTGCTGGAGGAGTATGGGGTGCAGGGCTGGTCCATTGTGCAGTTCCTCGGGGACGCCGTCTTCATCCCTGCGGGGGCGCCACACCAG GTTCACAACCTGTACAGCTGCATCAAGGTGGCTGAGGACTTTGTGTCCCCAGAACATATTAAACACTGCTTTAGACTGACCCAGGAGTTCAGACATCtgtccaccacacacaccaatcaTGAGGACAAGCTACAG GTGAAGAACATCATATACCACGCCGTGAAGGATGCAGTCGGAACACTGAAGGCCCATGAGTCCAAGCTCTCACGATAG
- the LOC118775543 gene encoding receptor expression-enhancing protein 2-like isoform X2, translating into MVSWMISRIVVLSFGILYPAYSSYKAVKTKNVKEYVKWMMYWIVFAIFTTAETLTDIVLSWFPFYFELKIAFVIWLLSPYTKGSSVLYRKFVHPALSKKEKEIDEYISQARDRSYETMMRFGKRGLNIAASAAVTAASKGQDVLSEKLRSFSMHDLTLIQDEEELQRLRKSDARLRGSTSSLLDPASDTGGGGSTVPRKSTARPGSKADGDHSDSRTEQSDEDGAEKVPKRTASVKAKKPTTTKAETQSKTVKKQPKKKTSPTTETP; encoded by the exons ATGGTGTCCTGGATGATCTCGAGAATAGTGGT CCTGTCTTTCGGGATCCTCTACCCTGCCTACTCCTCCTACAAGGCGGTGAAGACGAAGAATGTCAAAGAATAT GTCAAGTGGATGATGTACTGGATAGTGTTTGCCATCTTCACCACTGCagagacactcacagacatCGTCCTTTCATG GTTCCCTTTTTACTTCGAGCTGAAGATTGCCTTCGTCATCTGGCTCCTGTCTCCCTACACCAAGGGCTCCAGCGTGCTCTACCGCAAGTTTGTGCACCCCGCTCTGTCCAAGAAGGAGAAG GAGATCGATGAGTACATCAGCCAGGCCCGGGACCGCAGCTACGAGACCATGATGCGCTTCGGGAAGAGGGGCCTCAACATTGCCGCCAGCGCGGCCGTGACGGCGGCCTCCAAG GGGCAGGACGTGCTGTCGGAGAAGCTGCGCAGCTTCAGCATGCACGACCTGACGCTGATACAGGacgaggaggagctgcagcgcCTGCGCAAGTCTGACGCCCGTCTGCGCGGCTCTACGTCCAGCCTGCTGGATCCCGCCAGTGACACGGGAGGCGGGGGCAGCACAGTGCCGAGGAAAAGCACGGCCCGCCCAG GTTCCAAAGCTGACGGGGACCACTCGGATTCCAGGACAGAACAGTCTGATGAGGACGGTGCAGAGAAGGTCCCCAAACGCACTGCCAGTGTCAAGGCCAAGAAACCAACCACTACAAAGGCAGAG ACTCAAAGCAAGACGGTGAAGAAACAGCCAAAGAAGAAGACCTCACCGACTACAGAAACACCCTGA
- the LOC118775543 gene encoding receptor expression-enhancing protein 2-like isoform X1 — protein sequence MVSWMISRIVVLSFGILYPAYSSYKAVKTKNVKEYVKWMMYWIVFAIFTTAETLTDIVLSWFPFYFELKIAFVIWLLSPYTKGSSVLYRKFVHPALSKKEKEIDEYISQARDRSYETMMRFGKRGLNIAASAAVTAASKGQDVLSEKLRSFSMHDLTLIQDEEELQRLRKSDARLRGSTSSLLDPASDTGGGGSTVPRKSTARPARASPTDESRPGSKADGDHSDSRTEQSDEDGAEKVPKRTASVKAKKPTTTKAETQSKTVKKQPKKKTSPTTETP from the exons ATGGTGTCCTGGATGATCTCGAGAATAGTGGT CCTGTCTTTCGGGATCCTCTACCCTGCCTACTCCTCCTACAAGGCGGTGAAGACGAAGAATGTCAAAGAATAT GTCAAGTGGATGATGTACTGGATAGTGTTTGCCATCTTCACCACTGCagagacactcacagacatCGTCCTTTCATG GTTCCCTTTTTACTTCGAGCTGAAGATTGCCTTCGTCATCTGGCTCCTGTCTCCCTACACCAAGGGCTCCAGCGTGCTCTACCGCAAGTTTGTGCACCCCGCTCTGTCCAAGAAGGAGAAG GAGATCGATGAGTACATCAGCCAGGCCCGGGACCGCAGCTACGAGACCATGATGCGCTTCGGGAAGAGGGGCCTCAACATTGCCGCCAGCGCGGCCGTGACGGCGGCCTCCAAG GGGCAGGACGTGCTGTCGGAGAAGCTGCGCAGCTTCAGCATGCACGACCTGACGCTGATACAGGacgaggaggagctgcagcgcCTGCGCAAGTCTGACGCCCGTCTGCGCGGCTCTACGTCCAGCCTGCTGGATCCCGCCAGTGACACGGGAGGCGGGGGCAGCACAGTGCCGAGGAAAAGCACGGCCCGCCCAG CCCGTGCCTCACCTACTGACGAATCACGTCCAGGTTCCAAAGCTGACGGGGACCACTCGGATTCCAGGACAGAACAGTCTGATGAGGACGGTGCAGAGAAGGTCCCCAAACGCACTGCCAGTGTCAAGGCCAAGAAACCAACCACTACAAAGGCAGAG ACTCAAAGCAAGACGGTGAAGAAACAGCCAAAGAAGAAGACCTCACCGACTACAGAAACACCCTGA